The following are encoded in a window of Haloarcula halophila genomic DNA:
- a CDS encoding metallophosphoesterase family protein — translation MTAGPVLARLDRPATDERVRIAVIADPHVTERERGTWKCYHRTVERFRAALTAADRRGADAVVLAGDLTADGRPEEFDIVDGVLGETAVDPLVVPGNHDVPKTFDDHDTPAVAAFEDRYGSLPATETVGPVTLLAVDSASDPGGRLRDTWGGAVGPAQREWLADRAADAAVPIVLTHHPLTALPEHDGYPWTNFQAGDREAVRSVCRRHGVELVVSAHHHVPALARHSGVTELLSPAVCSFPQATLELVVGPEGTTVRLVPLADRAGVEEAYHLARGGKALGRGICTMTEARLARLPLSA, via the coding sequence GTGACGGCCGGGCCGGTGCTCGCACGGCTCGACCGCCCGGCCACCGACGAACGGGTCCGGATCGCCGTGATCGCGGACCCCCACGTCACCGAGCGTGAGCGCGGGACCTGGAAGTGTTACCACCGGACCGTCGAGCGGTTCCGGGCCGCACTGACAGCGGCCGACCGCCGCGGGGCCGACGCCGTGGTCCTCGCAGGGGACCTCACCGCCGACGGCCGCCCCGAGGAGTTCGACATCGTCGACGGAGTCCTCGGGGAGACCGCCGTCGATCCGCTCGTCGTTCCGGGGAACCACGACGTCCCCAAGACCTTCGACGATCACGACACGCCCGCCGTCGCGGCCTTCGAGGACCGGTACGGTTCACTGCCGGCCACCGAGACGGTCGGTCCCGTGACGCTGCTGGCCGTCGACAGCGCCAGCGACCCGGGCGGGCGGCTCCGTGACACCTGGGGTGGCGCCGTCGGACCCGCCCAGCGCGAGTGGCTGGCCGACAGAGCGGCCGACGCCGCGGTCCCGATCGTCCTCACCCACCACCCGCTGACGGCGCTGCCCGAACACGACGGCTACCCGTGGACGAACTTCCAGGCCGGGGACCGCGAGGCCGTCCGGTCGGTGTGTCGGCGCCACGGCGTCGAACTGGTCGTCAGCGCCCACCACCACGTCCCCGCGCTGGCGCGCCACAGCGGCGTCACCGAACTCCTCTCGCCGGCGGTCTGTTCGTTCCCGCAGGCCACGCTGGAGTTGGTCGTCGGCCCCGAGGGGACGACCGTCCGGCTGGTGCCCCTGGCAGACCGGGCCGGCGTCGAGGAGGCCTACCACCTCGCCCGCGGCGGGAAAGCCCTGGGCCGGGGAATCTGTACGATGACCGAAGCCCGCCTGGCACGGCTACCGCTATCGGCGTGA
- a CDS encoding ABC transporter permease, translating into MSTPGADDTGTDARQSVPARDPGRIGRLSAAVGRRAITALILVTVVFLIGPVVITFVASFAGEWTGVFPSGFVTLDNWEQALGLSSTLGASRGLGGSTTIPLIDATIPLPETLSLSMALALGGVFVNLVVGIPIAYAVTRYDFYGQGWLNTFAVLPVVPGIILGIAFLRTYPNLPSAVALMIGYSLLKAPYMVLAVQSSFESMDLRQIEESARSLGASWPRTFLTVIVPNAKRGILSGAIICWTLAAAEFNFSYIVYSRGPKPFSLFLFENISNNPFLRAAAAISIYFLIVVVVTALLRATGERGFSIGGVR; encoded by the coding sequence ATGAGCACGCCCGGTGCCGACGACACCGGCACGGACGCCCGCCAGTCGGTTCCCGCCCGCGATCCCGGCCGGATCGGGCGGCTCTCGGCGGCCGTCGGCCGGCGGGCCATCACCGCGTTGATCCTGGTGACCGTCGTCTTCCTCATCGGCCCGGTGGTGATCACCTTCGTCGCCTCCTTCGCCGGCGAGTGGACGGGTGTCTTCCCCAGCGGCTTCGTCACGCTGGACAACTGGGAGCAGGCGCTGGGACTGTCCTCGACGCTGGGGGCCAGCCGTGGCCTCGGCGGATCAACGACGATCCCACTGATCGACGCGACGATCCCGCTGCCCGAGACCCTGAGTCTCAGCATGGCGCTGGCGCTTGGCGGGGTGTTCGTCAACCTCGTCGTCGGTATCCCGATCGCCTACGCCGTCACCCGGTACGACTTCTACGGGCAGGGCTGGCTGAACACCTTCGCCGTGCTCCCCGTGGTTCCGGGGATCATCCTCGGTATCGCGTTCCTGCGGACCTACCCGAACCTCCCCAGCGCCGTCGCGTTGATGATCGGCTACTCGCTGTTGAAAGCGCCGTACATGGTACTCGCGGTCCAGTCGTCGTTCGAGTCGATGGATCTCCGGCAGATCGAGGAGAGCGCCCGCTCGCTGGGGGCCTCCTGGCCGCGGACGTTCCTGACGGTGATCGTCCCGAACGCGAAACGGGGGATCCTCTCGGGTGCGATAATCTGCTGGACGCTCGCGGCCGCAGAGTTCAACTTCTCGTATATCGTCTACTCGCGCGGCCCGAAGCCGTTCTCGCTGTTCCTGTTCGAGAACATCTCGAACAACCCGTTCCTGCGGGCCGCCGCCGCGATCTCGATCTACTTCCTCATCGTCGTCGTCGTGACGGCGCTGTTGCGCGCAACCGGGGAACGGGGCTTCTCGATCGGAGGTGTCCGCTGA
- a CDS encoding cyclophilin-like family protein, protein MTDLRIAVDDHELAANWTGTNPAVRYAIASSLPIEGEATRWGEELYVRTDVDVTPEETQTEVPVGAVAYWPQGPVLCLFWGPTPASRDGEPRAASPVAVVARLDDVSALAGITGDATLRFEAT, encoded by the coding sequence GTGACCGATCTGCGTATCGCGGTCGACGACCACGAACTGGCGGCGAACTGGACGGGGACGAACCCGGCGGTTCGGTACGCGATCGCTTCGTCCCTTCCGATCGAGGGCGAGGCGACCCGTTGGGGCGAGGAGTTGTACGTCCGAACCGACGTGGACGTGACGCCCGAGGAGACACAGACGGAGGTTCCCGTCGGCGCGGTCGCCTACTGGCCCCAAGGGCCTGTACTCTGTCTGTTCTGGGGGCCGACCCCGGCGAGCCGCGACGGCGAACCGCGGGCGGCCAGCCCGGTCGCGGTCGTCGCCCGACTCGACGACGTTTCAGCGCTGGCGGGGATCACCGGCGACGCGACGCTTCGGTTCGAAGCGACGTAG
- a CDS encoding extracellular solute-binding protein: MEYSRRRLLQASGAAIATGLAGCSGGSGSEGSGGSSGGSSSGSSSSDGSGGGTTYEVGHGDFQTTVSESAFPEKLFVYAVQTGWSNWGALMNDFEQQYGLPLNDDQRSSGEALSDLRSHAQDPTHSAYNGGYTYGILAMQDGLTQAYKPKGWGKVPEKLKTDNGHMTATRRMTTTVTYRKDIYEEEGIEPPETWEDLKREEIAANTQFQPPNAAVGLAGAISINNAYGGSLDDVQPVVDYYTEMKEKGAVFAGNVEQKFTKGEITTFVEYDYTGLDLKYNADSIAEDQVGVSLLTGPNGENGAFNQPYGYGMLKGAPNPEACKLFMDYVLSLDGQRKFLDAYVRPIRAPELEMPEEFPAQSAYEETQFQVDYQKLVDNQESIINDIGQGVGLTGY, encoded by the coding sequence ATGGAGTACTCACGTCGACGACTCCTCCAGGCGTCAGGTGCGGCGATCGCAACCGGGCTCGCGGGTTGTTCGGGCGGCAGCGGCTCGGAGGGCAGCGGTGGCTCCTCGGGCGGGAGTTCCTCCGGCAGCAGTAGCTCGGATGGCTCGGGCGGCGGGACGACCTACGAGGTCGGCCACGGCGACTTCCAGACGACGGTCAGCGAGAGTGCCTTCCCCGAGAAACTGTTCGTCTACGCCGTCCAGACCGGCTGGTCGAACTGGGGCGCGCTCATGAACGACTTCGAGCAGCAGTACGGCCTCCCGCTGAACGACGACCAGCGTTCCTCGGGCGAGGCGCTGTCGGACCTCCGCTCGCACGCACAGGACCCGACCCACTCGGCGTACAACGGCGGCTACACCTACGGCATCCTGGCGATGCAGGACGGACTCACCCAGGCCTACAAACCGAAGGGCTGGGGTAAGGTCCCCGAGAAGCTCAAGACCGACAACGGCCACATGACCGCGACCCGGCGGATGACCACGACGGTCACCTACCGGAAGGACATCTACGAGGAGGAGGGGATCGAACCCCCGGAGACCTGGGAGGACCTCAAGCGCGAGGAGATCGCCGCAAACACCCAGTTCCAGCCGCCCAACGCCGCCGTCGGGCTGGCCGGCGCCATCTCGATCAACAACGCCTACGGCGGGAGTCTCGACGACGTCCAGCCGGTCGTCGACTACTACACGGAGATGAAAGAGAAGGGCGCGGTCTTCGCCGGCAACGTCGAGCAGAAGTTCACCAAAGGCGAGATCACGACTTTCGTCGAGTACGACTACACCGGTCTGGACCTGAAGTACAACGCCGACTCCATCGCCGAAGACCAGGTCGGCGTCTCCCTGCTGACCGGCCCCAACGGCGAGAACGGGGCGTTCAACCAACCGTACGGCTACGGGATGCTCAAGGGCGCGCCCAACCCCGAGGCCTGTAAGCTGTTCATGGACTACGTCCTCTCGCTGGACGGTCAGCGGAAGTTCCTCGACGCCTACGTCCGGCCGATCCGAGCGCCCGAACTGGAGATGCCCGAGGAGTTCCCGGCCCAGTCGGCATACGAGGAGACGCAGTTCCAGGTCGACTACCAGAAACTCGTCGACAACCAGGAGAGCATCATCAACGATATCGGCCAGGGCGTCGGCCTGACGGGCTACTGA
- a CDS encoding PspA/IM30 family protein — MGLIGRFLFLVRSKLNALLNRAADPSAELDYSYEQLRDQLQDVTRGIADVTTQKKRLEIHRRRLRENVEKYDGQAREAMRQGREDLARRALEKKQAHVSQIADLTDQIDDLQGTQDRLVGKRAELSSRVEQFRTHKETVKARYEAAEASARVSEAFTGVGDTMADVSRSIERATERTERMEARAAALEELEETGQLESVLDKGDDIDRELDRVSTERAVDYELESLRAELGSEAEREAAD, encoded by the coding sequence ATGGGACTGATCGGTCGGTTCCTCTTTCTCGTCCGGTCGAAGCTCAACGCACTGCTGAACCGGGCCGCCGATCCCAGCGCGGAACTGGATTACTCCTACGAGCAACTGCGTGACCAACTCCAGGACGTCACACGTGGCATCGCCGACGTGACCACACAGAAAAAGCGCCTGGAGATTCACCGCCGGCGGCTCCGGGAGAACGTCGAGAAGTACGACGGCCAGGCCCGCGAGGCGATGCGCCAGGGCCGCGAGGACCTCGCGCGACGCGCGCTGGAGAAGAAACAGGCCCACGTCTCACAGATCGCCGACCTCACGGACCAGATCGACGATTTACAGGGGACCCAGGACCGCCTGGTCGGCAAGCGCGCGGAACTGTCGAGCCGGGTCGAACAGTTCCGGACCCACAAGGAGACAGTCAAGGCCCGCTACGAGGCCGCCGAAGCGTCGGCGCGCGTCTCGGAGGCGTTCACCGGCGTCGGCGATACGATGGCCGACGTGAGCCGTTCGATCGAGCGAGCGACCGAGCGCACCGAGCGCATGGAGGCCCGCGCCGCCGCCCTGGAAGAACTGGAGGAGACGGGGCAACTGGAGTCGGTGCTCGACAAGGGCGACGACATCGACCGGGAACTGGATCGGGTCTCAACCGAGCGGGCCGTCGACTACGAACTGGAGTCGCTCCGGGCGGAACTGGGTAGCGAGGCCGAGCGGGAGGCGGCCGACTGA
- a CDS encoding uroporphyrinogen-III synthase produces MRESPRLRVAFFRPDDERTEEAVELVESLGADPVPDPMLAVEPTDAVPRSDADYVVLTSKTGVEQAAAADWDPGEATVCAIGDATATALREAGYAVDHVPDEFSSAGLVESLSEAVDGKRVEVARSDHGSAVLTDGLEAAGAYVHETVLYRLVRPESAGDSAELAAAGELDAALFTSSLTVEHFLSAAEQRGVRADALAGLDAATVGVIGEPTRETAEDRGIAVDVVPDRADFETLACAVVEEAAPSHHE; encoded by the coding sequence ATGCGGGAGTCACCCCGGCTGCGCGTGGCCTTCTTCCGCCCCGACGACGAGCGTACCGAGGAGGCCGTCGAACTCGTCGAGTCCCTGGGTGCCGACCCGGTCCCGGACCCGATGCTCGCGGTCGAGCCGACCGACGCGGTCCCCCGATCGGACGCCGACTACGTCGTCCTGACGAGCAAGACCGGCGTGGAACAGGCCGCCGCGGCCGACTGGGACCCCGGCGAAGCGACGGTGTGTGCCATCGGCGACGCGACGGCGACAGCGCTGCGAGAGGCGGGCTACGCCGTCGACCACGTCCCCGATGAGTTCTCCTCCGCGGGGCTGGTCGAGTCGCTGAGCGAGGCGGTCGACGGCAAACGCGTCGAGGTGGCCCGCTCGGACCACGGCTCGGCGGTGTTGACCGACGGCCTCGAAGCCGCTGGCGCGTACGTCCACGAGACAGTACTGTACCGGCTCGTTCGCCCCGAGAGCGCCGGGGACTCCGCCGAACTGGCCGCCGCCGGCGAGCTCGACGCGGCGCTGTTTACCTCCTCGCTGACCGTCGAGCACTTCCTCTCGGCCGCCGAACAGCGGGGCGTCCGTGCGGACGCGCTCGCCGGCCTCGACGCGGCCACGGTCGGCGTGATCGGCGAGCCGACCCGTGAGACGGCCGAAGACCGCGGGATCGCCGTCGACGTGGTTCCCGACCGGGCCGACTTCGAGACGCTGGCCTGTGCGGTCGTCGAGGAAGCGGCCCCCAGCCACCACGAGTGA
- a CDS encoding MFS transporter codes for MTEDSRPTLHVALVTGWQVVASTCFYALFAGTALFREYLGLSGFLVGVVVTAATLGYTVALFPVGAAVDGAGERPVLIGGLVALAGSVVGVGLADGVLGLAIAAVCLGGAYATAMPATNRAIVTGVPEGVRGRAMGLKQVGVTAGSGLAAVLVVSVAPTLGPWNLGFFAAGAVAMVVAAGFAVGYHGAPGGEWRLPDLRGLRGNRAYVALAAGGFFLGAALFTTVGYTTLYLTDSVGVSVAVAGLGFAAMQVTGSTGRVVGGWLADRLETGEARANATVLLGQALLGAVLLAVLAVSGLSRPVVLAVVALVGATVLGFTGLYYACMTALVPTEEIGAATAGGQTALNAGALLVPPAFGWLADTTSYRAGWLLLAVAALAGTAAFAVVVRQTRD; via the coding sequence GTGACAGAGGACTCGCGGCCGACGCTCCACGTCGCGCTGGTCACCGGCTGGCAGGTCGTCGCCAGCACCTGCTTCTACGCGCTGTTTGCCGGCACCGCGCTGTTCCGCGAGTATCTGGGTCTCTCCGGGTTCCTCGTCGGCGTCGTCGTCACCGCGGCGACGCTCGGCTACACCGTCGCGCTGTTCCCCGTCGGCGCGGCCGTCGACGGCGCCGGCGAGCGCCCGGTCCTGATCGGTGGACTGGTCGCCCTGGCCGGTAGCGTCGTCGGTGTCGGCCTGGCCGACGGCGTCCTCGGTCTCGCGATCGCGGCGGTCTGTCTGGGCGGGGCCTACGCGACGGCGATGCCGGCGACCAACCGTGCGATCGTCACCGGCGTCCCCGAGGGGGTCCGCGGCCGGGCGATGGGGCTCAAACAGGTGGGCGTCACCGCCGGCAGTGGGCTCGCGGCCGTCCTCGTGGTGAGCGTCGCGCCGACGCTCGGCCCCTGGAACCTCGGGTTCTTCGCGGCCGGCGCCGTCGCAATGGTCGTCGCGGCCGGCTTCGCGGTCGGCTACCACGGTGCCCCCGGCGGTGAGTGGCGCTTGCCTGATCTCCGGGGACTCCGCGGGAACCGGGCCTACGTCGCGCTCGCTGCGGGCGGGTTCTTCCTCGGTGCCGCGCTGTTTACCACCGTCGGCTACACGACGCTGTATCTGACCGACTCCGTCGGCGTCTCCGTGGCCGTTGCGGGCCTGGGCTTCGCCGCGATGCAAGTGACCGGCAGTACCGGCCGGGTCGTCGGCGGCTGGCTCGCCGACAGACTCGAGACGGGTGAGGCGCGGGCGAACGCGACAGTCTTGCTGGGACAGGCACTGCTCGGAGCCGTGTTGCTGGCCGTCCTTGCGGTCTCGGGGCTGTCGCGGCCGGTGGTACTCGCGGTGGTCGCGCTGGTCGGTGCGACGGTTCTGGGGTTCACCGGGCTCTACTACGCCTGTATGACCGCACTGGTCCCGACGGAGGAGATCGGTGCGGCGACCGCCGGCGGCCAGACGGCGCTCAACGCCGGCGCCCTGCTCGTGCCCCCGGCCTTCGGCTGGCTGGCCGACACGACCTCCTACCGGGCTGGGTGGCTGTTGCTCGCTGTGGCGGCGCTGGCCGGGACTGCTGCCTTCGCCGTCGTCGTCAGGCAGACCCGGGACTGA
- a CDS encoding ABC transporter permease: protein MATRDGSAPFGRVGDGLVSLIAPATERDRSRRRIVALAAPFLALAAFGAFVPLATMLRMSTSTSNFAVQGFTLAAYERLFTSILAAVPGARIDANPVYGQVIWNSLWFGAATTVASVVVGVAIAHGLEKYDLPKEGLLVTLISFPISLPGIVAAFMMIVWFGKTGVLTKVLSVFTGASPDALALTGQPSGTLLAITGLFFGYLYSMIPRATFLLRGSYAEVNTDAEEAARALGATPWQTFRYVTLPQIQPGIVGALILTFRTALAIFGTVLVLKALSVITFRFNQEISVGFNLQMASALATVFFVFTVVFTFLSLRLTSAEVAG from the coding sequence ATGGCGACGCGAGACGGATCTGCGCCGTTCGGACGGGTCGGAGACGGCCTCGTGAGCCTCATCGCGCCGGCGACCGAACGGGACCGGAGTCGCCGGCGCATCGTCGCGCTGGCGGCACCGTTTCTCGCGCTGGCTGCGTTCGGCGCGTTCGTCCCACTGGCGACGATGCTCCGGATGAGTACCTCCACGTCGAACTTCGCCGTCCAGGGGTTCACGCTGGCGGCCTACGAACGGTTGTTCACATCGATCCTGGCGGCCGTCCCGGGGGCCCGGATCGACGCCAACCCCGTCTACGGCCAGGTCATCTGGAACTCCCTGTGGTTCGGCGCGGCGACGACCGTCGCCAGCGTCGTCGTCGGCGTCGCTATCGCACACGGACTGGAGAAGTACGACCTGCCGAAGGAAGGGCTGCTCGTGACGCTCATCTCCTTCCCGATCAGCCTGCCCGGCATCGTCGCCGCGTTCATGATGATCGTCTGGTTCGGCAAGACCGGCGTATTGACGAAGGTCCTGTCCGTCTTCACCGGGGCCAGTCCCGACGCCCTCGCCCTGACAGGCCAGCCCTCGGGAACCCTGCTGGCGATCACCGGGCTCTTCTTCGGCTACCTCTACTCGATGATCCCCCGGGCGACCTTCCTGTTGCGCGGGAGCTACGCCGAGGTCAACACCGACGCCGAGGAGGCCGCCCGGGCGCTGGGCGCGACACCCTGGCAGACGTTCCGCTACGTCACCCTGCCACAGATCCAACCCGGCATCGTCGGTGCGCTCATCCTCACGTTCCGGACGGCGCTCGCGATCTTCGGCACCGTCCTCGTGTTGAAGGCGCTGTCGGTGATCACCTTCCGGTTCAACCAGGAGATCAGCGTCGGGTTCAACCTCCAGATGGCCTCGGCGCTGGCGACGGTGTTTTTCGTCTTCACCGTCGTCTTCACGTTCCTGAGCCTGCGCCTGACGAGCGCGGAGGTGGCCGGATGA
- the cobA gene encoding uroporphyrinogen-III C-methyltransferase produces the protein MSDGGERVGKSDDTVGKVYLVGSGPGDPDLLTVKAKRLLEEADVVLHDKLPGPEILGTIPEAKREDVGKRAGGEWTPQEYTNARMVELAREGETVVRLKGGDPTVFGRGGEEMVHLAEEGVPFELVPGITSAVAGPAVAGIPVTHRDHTSSVSFVTGHEDPTKEESAVDWAALADTGGTIVVLMGVGKLPDYTAALREAGMAPETPVALIERATWPDQRVATGTLETIVAVRDSEGIEPPAITVIGDVAGQRERVLEFLEGE, from the coding sequence ATGAGCGACGGCGGGGAACGCGTCGGCAAGAGCGACGATACCGTCGGCAAGGTCTACCTGGTCGGCTCGGGACCGGGCGACCCGGACCTGCTGACGGTCAAGGCCAAGCGGCTGCTGGAGGAGGCCGACGTGGTCCTCCACGACAAGCTCCCCGGCCCGGAGATCCTGGGGACGATCCCCGAGGCGAAACGCGAGGACGTGGGCAAACGGGCCGGCGGCGAGTGGACGCCACAGGAGTACACCAACGCCCGGATGGTCGAACTCGCGCGCGAGGGGGAGACCGTCGTCCGCCTCAAGGGCGGCGATCCGACGGTCTTCGGCCGCGGCGGCGAGGAGATGGTCCACCTGGCCGAGGAGGGAGTCCCCTTCGAGCTGGTGCCGGGGATCACGAGCGCCGTCGCCGGACCGGCCGTCGCCGGCATCCCGGTCACCCACCGCGATCACACCTCGTCGGTCTCGTTCGTCACCGGCCACGAGGACCCGACGAAGGAGGAGTCGGCCGTCGACTGGGCGGCGCTTGCCGACACGGGCGGCACCATCGTCGTCCTGATGGGCGTCGGGAAGCTGCCCGACTACACCGCCGCGTTGCGCGAGGCGGGGATGGCCCCCGAGACGCCGGTCGCCCTGATCGAGCGGGCGACCTGGCCCGACCAGCGCGTCGCCACGGGAACCCTGGAGACGATCGTCGCGGTCCGGGACAGCGAGGGGATCGAACCGCCGGCGATCACCGTCATCGGCGACGTCGCCGGCCAGCGCGAACGGGTCCTGGAGTTTCTGGAGGGGGAGTGA
- the hemC gene encoding hydroxymethylbilane synthase: MTTETLKLATRGSDLALRQAASVRDRLSSRRLGVDLVEVETTGDQIRDELIHRLGKTGAFVRSLDEKVLSGELDAAVHSMKDMPTERPDRLIVAAVPDRGPPGDVLVTPDGDTLADLPEGATVGTSSLRRRAQLLAERPDLTVEPLRGNVDTRIEKLLAPTLQREHQERHEAEQERKEHAGEEDSDDEFPYDEDVEAWFDGLSELQRRAMERDLDTEFDAIVLAEAGIQRAGLAHHVETVSLDPGRFVPAPGQGALAVTAVDGELAGDINDRLDDPQTRTETTVERTILAELGGGCVAPIGVYAQLEGAVVHTNVRVLSQDGDEEITVSRDLPAQSHISAAQDLAAELAERGADDLIAAAKRDSGTADDDAGTTQGGEDV; this comes from the coding sequence ATGACTACGGAGACACTCAAACTGGCGACACGGGGCTCCGATCTCGCGCTCCGACAGGCCGCGTCGGTCCGGGACCGGCTGTCGAGTCGCCGACTCGGGGTCGACCTCGTCGAGGTCGAGACGACGGGCGACCAGATCCGTGACGAACTCATCCACCGGCTGGGCAAAACCGGTGCGTTCGTCCGGAGTTTGGACGAGAAGGTGCTATCGGGCGAACTAGACGCCGCGGTCCACTCGATGAAGGACATGCCGACCGAACGCCCGGACCGGTTGATCGTCGCGGCCGTCCCCGACCGCGGGCCACCCGGCGACGTCCTGGTGACGCCGGACGGGGACACGCTGGCGGACCTCCCGGAAGGTGCGACCGTCGGGACCTCCAGTCTGCGCCGGCGGGCGCAGTTACTGGCCGAGCGGCCGGACCTGACCGTCGAACCGCTGCGGGGGAACGTCGACACACGTATCGAGAAGCTGCTGGCGCCGACCCTCCAGCGCGAACACCAGGAGCGCCACGAGGCCGAACAGGAGCGGAAAGAACACGCCGGCGAGGAGGACAGCGACGACGAGTTTCCCTACGACGAGGATGTCGAGGCGTGGTTCGACGGCCTCTCGGAACTTCAGCGCCGGGCGATGGAACGGGACCTCGACACCGAGTTCGACGCCATCGTCCTCGCCGAAGCCGGCATCCAGCGGGCGGGACTGGCCCACCACGTCGAGACAGTGTCGCTGGACCCCGGGCGATTCGTCCCCGCACCGGGCCAGGGTGCCCTCGCGGTGACGGCCGTCGACGGCGAGCTGGCGGGAGACATCAACGACCGGCTGGACGATCCACAGACCCGCACCGAGACGACCGTCGAACGGACGATACTGGCGGAGTTGGGCGGCGGCTGTGTCGCGCCGATCGGTGTCTACGCGCAACTGGAGGGCGCGGTCGTCCACACGAACGTCAGAGTGCTCTCGCAGGACGGTGACGAGGAGATTACTGTCTCCCGGGACCTGCCCGCACAGTCCCACATCTCGGCCGCCCAGGACCTCGCGGCCGAACTGGCCGAGCGCGGCGCCGACGACCTCATCGCGGCGGCGAAACGCGACTCGGGAACCGCCGACGACGACGCGGGGACCACACAGGGGGGCGAGGACGTATGA
- a CDS encoding ABC transporter ATP-binding protein produces the protein MAEQIRLDAVTKTFGETTAVDGVSLTVEPGETVGLVGPSGCGKTTTLRTVAGFETPTEGEVRFDGEAVTNVPPEQRDVGLVFQSYALFNNMTVRENVEFGLKMRSLPAQQRAERAREVLSLLDIDELADRDPQTLSGGQQQRVGLARALAIEPRVLLLDEPMTGLDAKLKTRLQEEMGALLEELDVTAIYVTHDQEEAMVMCDRIAVMNDGEIEQVGPPRSVYQEPETPFVAEFVGTSNRIPATARNGTVDVGFTDIENRTGAEGDVTVVARPEAFTVGEGPITATVRNTFYLGEHVRTVAELPDGSEVTLNLDGTVTPQAGEEVSLSLDPERVHVIEEAPA, from the coding sequence ATGGCAGAACAGATCAGACTCGACGCAGTCACGAAGACGTTCGGGGAAACGACCGCCGTCGACGGGGTCTCGCTGACCGTCGAGCCCGGCGAGACCGTCGGGCTCGTGGGACCGTCCGGCTGCGGGAAGACGACCACCCTGCGGACCGTCGCGGGGTTCGAGACGCCCACGGAGGGCGAGGTCCGGTTCGACGGCGAGGCGGTGACGAACGTCCCGCCCGAACAGCGGGACGTGGGGCTGGTCTTCCAGTCGTATGCCCTGTTCAACAACATGACCGTCCGGGAGAACGTCGAGTTCGGGCTGAAGATGCGGTCCTTGCCCGCACAGCAGCGGGCCGAACGCGCCCGCGAGGTGCTCTCACTGCTCGATATCGACGAGCTGGCCGATCGGGACCCACAGACCCTCTCGGGCGGCCAGCAACAGCGGGTGGGACTGGCCCGCGCGCTGGCGATCGAGCCCCGCGTGCTCCTGCTGGACGAGCCGATGACCGGTCTCGACGCGAAGCTCAAGACCCGGTTGCAGGAGGAGATGGGCGCGCTGCTGGAGGAGTTGGACGTGACGGCGATCTACGTCACCCACGACCAGGAGGAGGCGATGGTGATGTGTGACCGCATCGCCGTGATGAACGACGGGGAGATCGAGCAGGTCGGACCGCCCCGGTCGGTGTACCAGGAGCCCGAGACGCCCTTCGTCGCGGAGTTCGTCGGCACCTCGAACCGGATTCCCGCTACCGCCCGGAACGGGACCGTCGACGTGGGCTTTACCGACATCGAGAACCGCACCGGCGCCGAGGGCGACGTGACCGTCGTCGCTCGGCCGGAGGCGTTCACCGTCGGCGAGGGACCGATCACCGCGACGGTCCGGAACACGTTCTACCTGGGCGAACACGTCCGGACCGTCGCGGAACTGCCCGACGGGAGCGAGGTGACGCTGAACCTCGACGGGACGGTCACGCCACAGGCCGGCGAGGAGGTGTCGCTCTCGCTGGACCCGGAACGGGTCCACGTCATCGAGGAGGCGCCGGCGTGA